A genomic window from Triticum urartu cultivar G1812 chromosome 7, Tu2.1, whole genome shotgun sequence includes:
- the LOC125526005 gene encoding ABC transporter G family member 14: MAPQELHDDDKHKVAPTSTCTPPSSNGNPSGAVHPTTSSPPSDASGHRPAAANSFPLVLKFEEVVYKVKVGQATEGWCTSVVSSACGGGAGAKKNKAAALPPREKTIISGMSGVVRPGEMLAMLGPSGSGKTTLLTALGGRHRHALLSGKITYNGQPFSGAVKRRTGFVTQHDVLYPHLTVAETLWYTALLRLPRALGAGEKRAQAEAVARELGLTKVAHSMVGGVRGVRGLSGGERKRVSIGLEMLVDPSLLLLDEPTSGLDSTTAARIVGTLRRMAAGGRRTVVVTIHQPSSRLYHMFDKVLLLSAEGRPIYYGRAADALSYFASVGFASPLSVNPADLMLDLANGILPETNGDGVPGGGSEGEQKEVRGKLADAYARHIAPAVKLDICSHEAASAGGIRRGASRAEWTAGWCAQFSVLLRRGLKERRHESFNKLRIFQVLSVAFLAGLLWWRTPAAHLQDRTALIFFFSVFWGFFPLYNAVFVFPLERPMLLKERSSGMYRLSSYFAARTAADLPMELGLPTAFVLILYWMGGLDPRPASFLLSLLVVLYSVLVAQSLGLAVGAVLMDVKQGTTLASVITMVFLIAGGYYVQHIPPFIGWLKWLNYSFYCYRLLLGIQFRDGGGLYDCGGGALCPIAEFPAIKAVGLNNHWVDVCVMALLLVGYRVVAYLALDRLQPR; encoded by the exons ATGGCGCCTCAAGAATTGCATGATGATGATAAACACAAGGTGGCACCTACTTCTACTTGTACCCCGCCCAGCAGCAACGGCAACCCttccggcgccgtccatcccacCACCTCCAGCCCGCCGTCCGACGCCTCCGgccaccgccccgccgccgccaactCCTTCCCTCTCGTCCTCAAG TTCGAGGAAGTGGTGTACAAGGTGAAGGTCGGGCAGGCGACGGAGGGATGGTGCACGAGCGTGGTGTCGTcggcgtgcggcggcggggcgggggcCAAGAAGAACAAGGCGGCGGCGTTGCCGCCGAGGGAGAAGACGATCATCAGCGGGATGTCTGGGGTGGTGCGGCCGGGGGAGATGCTGGCGATGCTGGGCCCGTCCGGGAGCGGCAAGACGACGCTGCTCACGGCGCTGGGAGGCCGGCACCGGCACGCGCTGCTGTCCGGCAAGATCACCTACAACGGGCAGCCCTTCTCCGGCGCCGTGAAGCGGCGCACGGGTTTCGTGACGCAGCACGACGTGCTGTACCCGCATCTGACCGTGGCCGAGACGCTGTGGTACACGGCGCTGCTCCGGCTTCCCCGCGCCCTCGGCGCCGGCGAGAAGCGCGCGCAGGCAGAGGCGGTGGCCCGTGAGCTTGGCCTCACCAAGGTGGCCCACAGCATGGTCGGCGGAGTGCGCGGCGTGCGCGGGCTGTCCGGCGGCGAGCGCAAGCGGGTGAGCATCGGGCTGGAGATGCTCGTGGACCCGAGCCTGCTGCTCCTGGACGAGCCCACCTCAGGGCTCGACTCCACCACGGCCGCGAGGATCGTCGGCACGCTCCGCCGCATGGCCGCCGGCGGCAGGCGCACGGTCGTGGTGACCATCCACCAGCCGTCGTCGCGCCTCTACCACATGTTCGACAAGGTGCTCCTGCTGTCCGCCGAGGGGCGGCCCATCTACTACGGCCGCGCCGCCGACGCGCTCTCCTACTTCGCCTCCGTCGGCTTCGCGTCGCCGCTGTCCGTCAACCCCGCCGACCTCATGCTCGACCTCGCCAACG GTATCTTGCCGGAGACCAACGGCGACGGCGTCCCTGGCGGCGGGAGCGAGGGTGAGCAGAAGGAGGTGAGGGGGAAGCTGGCCGACGCGTACGCGCGCCACATTGCGCCGGCGGTGAAGCTGGACATATGCTCCCACGAGGCAGCCAGCGCAGGCGGCATACGCCGGGGCGCCTCACGAGCCGAGTGGACGGCCGGGTGGTGCGCCCAGTTCTCGGTGCTCCTCCGGCGCGGGCTCAAGGAGCGCCGCCACGAGTCCTTCAACAAGCTCCGCATCTTCCAGGTGCTGAGCGTGGCcttcctcgcgggcctcctctgGTGGCGCACGCCGGCCGCGCACCTGCAGGACCGCACcgcactcatcttcttcttctccgtcttctggGGCTTCTTCCCGCTCTACAACGCCGTCTTCGTCTTCCCGCTCGAGCGCCCCATGCTGCTCAAGGAGCGCTCCTCGGGGATGTACCGCCTCTCCTCCTACTTCGCCGCGCGCACCGCCGCCGACCTCCCCATGGAGCTCGGCCTGCCCACCGCCTTCGTGCTCATCCTCTACTGGATGGGCGGCCTCGACCCGCGCCCGGCCTCCTTCCTGCTCTCCCTCCTCGTCGTGCTCTACAGCGTGCTCGTCGCCCAGAGCCTCGGGCTCGCCGTCGGCGCCGTGCTCATGGACGTCAAGCAGGGCACCACGCTCGCCTCCGTCATCACCATGGTCTTCCTCATCGCGGGCGGCTACTACGTGCAGCACATCCCGCCCTTCATCGGGTGGCTCAAGTGGCTCAACTACAGCTTCTACTGCTACCGGCTCCTCCTCGGCATCCAGTTCCGCGACGGCGGTGGCCTCTACgactgcggcggcggcgcgctctGCCCAATCGCCGAGTTCCCCGCCATCAAGGCCGTCGGGCTCAACAACCATTGGGTGGACGTCTGCGTCATGGCGCTCCTCCTCGTCGGCTACCGGGTCGTCGCCTACCTTGCCTTGGACCGCCTGCAGCCGAGGTGA